CGTAAGAATGGGCATCAGTATCGATCTTGTCGTGGGTATCTTTATGGAGTAATCAGCCAGATCATCGATCTGTTCATCATCGTTGGTGGCTATTGCTATTACAACTCCTTTACGGGCCTTTATCTCTTCGATATTACTTACAATTTTATCGTAAGTAGCATCTTTAGGCGCTATGAATACCACAGGCATGTTTTCATCGACCAGTGCTATTGGTCCGTGCTTCATTTCTGCCGCGGGGTAACCTTCTGCGTGAATGTATGAAATTTCTTTCAACTTCAGAGCGCCCTCCAATGCCACGGGGAAGTTGTACCCTCTCCCTAAATAAAGGAAGTTAGTGGCATTTTTGAATTTTTCTGCAATTTGTTCTATTAAATCGTTTTGTTTTAAAATCTCTTTGGCATACTCGGGAATTTTCTTGAATTCTTCCACGAGGCTCTTCCCCTCTTCCAGAGTGAGGTTTTTACGCCTTGCGAGCAATATTGTAATTAGAGCAAGGACGACGAGCTGCGAGGTAAATGCCTTTGTGGATGCCACACCAATCTCCGGACCGGCGTGTACATAAACTCCCGACTTGCTCTCCCTTGCGATGGAACTCCCTACAACATTACAAATTCCAAGACAGAGTGCACCTCTCCTTTTTGCTTCTTTCAAAGCTGCGAGAGTATCGGCAGTTTCACCCGATTGCGAGATAAAGAAAACCGCATCACCGGGTCCAACAATAGGATTCCTGTATCTGAACTCGCTTGCATACTCCACTTCAGTTGTCACTCTGAGATATGTTTCAAACATATACTTCCCTACCAGTGCAGAGTGCCACGAAGTACCGCACGCAATGATGATTATCCTTTTTACATATAGAAGATGGTCGAGAACATTTTCCAAACCTCCAAGCTTCACATCACCATTTTCCAGAACAAGCCTTCCCCGAATCGAATTTTTAAGGGATTCGGGCTGTTCCATAATCTCTTTTAGCATAAAGGTCGGATAACCACCTTTATCTATCTCATCCAGAGTCATCTCGATTTGATGAACTTCCTTGTCAACCTCGATATCCTCAATGGTTTTTGTGAGATAGTGATCCTTAAACACTTCAACTATCTCCCCGTCTTCAAGATAAACCACTTTTTTTGTGTGTTGAAGTATCGCCGATACATCAGAAGCTACAAAATTTTCACCGTCACCAATTCCCAAAAGGAGTGGAGAACCTTTTTTGGCTGCAACGATGCGGTCAGGTTCCTTGGTGTAGATTACTGCAATGCCGTAAGTTCCCTCAACTTCGTTGAGACCACGACGGACTGCCTCAAAGAGGGTATATCCGGACTTTATGTAGGTATCAAAGAGATGTGCCAAAACTTCAGTATCTGTTGCACTTTTAAATTTGCAACCATGCTGCTTAAGGCCGGCTTTGAGGGTGGAATAGTTTTCAATTATACCGTTGTGTATCAAAATCAAATCACCGTCATCGTTCGAGTGAGGGTGCGCATTCACTTCATTCGGTTCACCATGAGTCGCCCAACGGGTATGCCCAATACCTATCGTTGAATCGATTCCGCTTTCAATAACTGCTTTTTCAAGTTGAGCCACTTTCCCCTTAATCTTGGTTACTTCTATGTTCCCTTTTCTTATAACACCAAGACCGGCAGAATCGTAACCCCGGTATTCCAAACGCTTCAATCCCTCAATAATTACGGGTACGCAACTGTTGTTTCCAATATAACCGACTATTCCACACATGGCACGATTCCTGTGATTGAAAAATAATAAAATACATTATTCAAGATAAAAAACTTTAACAATATGGAAAACTCTTAAACGCACTAAAAAAAATATTTTGGTCTATTTTTTACAAACAGCGAATATAATGTAACGATTTTTCGAGGGTACCATCTTTTCGAGAAAACCGTCAAGCTTTCCCAACATCCTTCTTTGCCCCTCTGATCTGCCAAAAGCACCTGTAAAGCCGGCGGTTTTGAAAGAAAATGAGGAAAACATGCCACACAATTCCTCCGCCTCCTCAATCGTAATGTACCGCCAGTAGGATGCCCATTTGATGAATTTTTTGCGAAGAAAAGTGTGAATTGGAGATGCTACAAGGTTTTCTGCAAACAGGAGTACTCCACCCGGTTTCAACACACGGTAAATTTCGGATATTCCCTTCTGTTGATTTTCTTTCGAACGAAGAGCTCCAAGTACCGACTTGAACATTACCACATCAAACGATGAGTCAGGGTATCGAAGTGAAGTCAGATCGGCATTTTCATAGGTTATCCAATTGGTAACCTGATACCTCTGATGCATGGCTTTTGCTTCACCGGAAACTCCTTCAAGGTCGGTAGAAGTAACAATTGCTCCCTTATATGCAAGCCAAAGGGAGAGACCACCATGCCTCTCCCCTATCGCAAGAGCTTTTTTACCTGTAAGATCACCTGCCAGTCTACCAAAAAAAGGGAGGCACTTCGACCAGTTAACAACATCCCACTCGATTACATCTTTAACAAACTGTTCGCCGGAAGTCATATAAAGGTCTATTTAACCTTCGCTATTTTTTCGATGGTCGTTTTTGTACGGTCTTTGTACTTTGTGATAAGTTTATAAAGATATACACCATTCGCTATTTCGTCCCCGTCTTCATCCCTGCCATCCCAATAGACTTTATTCAAACCAATCTGCATTGCTGTCGATGGAACAACCAGTTCCTTGATAAGTCTTCCGGCAATAGTGAATATTTTGATTTTCACCTCATCGGGCGGAATATTTCCACGCAATTCATAAGTGAACCAGGTCTCGGTTGTGAATGGATTCGGATAATTATATATCTGCTGAATATCATCTTTGTCATAGATGAAAAACTGATACTTCTGGGCTACATTACTGTACGGTATGTCAGACGCATCTTTTGTGAAAACCTCAAGTGTTTGCTTACCCTGTTTCAACCATGGCTTCCAGGTCACATCCAGTCTGGAATTGGGCCAAGGGGTGTAAGAGGTGTTGACAGTGTCTTTTTTGAAACCTACAGGTTTTCCGTTCAGCACTATACTCAACCGTGTTGTATCGAGTGGTAAAGGGCTGTTATCCGTGAGCACAATCTCAATAAGCGGGTTACTCGAAATAATATCACCATTTATGAGATCCCGCTTATCAAATGTGATCGTAAAATCAGGTTTTATGGTGTCACGCGTAACATAGAAACTGTCAGCTCCAATGTTATTGAAGGTGTACATTTCGGTTCCCTCCATTGTGACAACAGCGCGAACCTTGTTGTTGAAAACTATCTTTGAAGTATTGATCGTGTGCGATACAGTATGAAATGTATCCGCTGCAATTTTGAACTTTTCTGTGTAGAAAGGTTCGTCGGCATCTCCAAGATACAATTTCGCTGTGGTGGAATCAGAGGGCACTTTCCCGATATTCCTCACTTTAAGCGAGACAGTAATGTCAAAACCCTGAATCAGGCTGTCGGGATCGAATGTAAAATCGTTGTTTGAGATGGTTATCTCCGGTACCTCGGTTTCGCAATCCACATGTATCGATCTGATAAACATCGGGTTGGTCGTGGAGTACGATGTGTCTTCCATAGAAACTACGGTTCGCATATAGGGATATGCCTGCGGACTGTACCCTGAGATATCAAAACCATTTGGTATACCGACACGAAGTGTATCCCACTGTCTTGTAACACTGTTAAGTCCGTGGAGGTCAACCTGATAGAGTGAGGTCGCATTGCTTGTCACGATTTCATAATTAACCTTGTTCCATTTCGTAGCCGGTCCGATCTCTTTGGAGACAAGTTTTCCCTCAGAGTCGAGATAATACCCGGCAAAAACAGCGATGCGCTTTTGTATTGTATCATTTCGACGGTAAACGGTGGCATATATTTCGTCACTGTCTTCGTCATAAACCCACGAATAGAACCGCTTCAAGTCCCTTAGAACTTTGGTGTCCCAGCTTAACCATTCTCCGAGGTAGCTGCCATCCGAAAGTCTGGCTGCCATGAAAAATCCGGAAGCGTAGTCTTCGTACATATACAGAATATCACCAACTATGAAAAAACCGGCTACCGATGCATAAGGCTCGATAAGTGGAAGTTCGATGTCCCGTTCAACACTCCAGTTTGCTGGATTAAACACTCTGACTATGGAAGCTCTTCTTCCGTTGATCCTTTTGTTTGCGAAATTGTAGATTTTACCGTCGTATGCGGCAATCATATACTTACCAACAACTCTCTCATCTCCAAAATCAAAATCGAGCAACCCTTGAGTCAGCTGTATACTGTCAAGCTTTCCGACAGTCGGTTCCACTTTGTATAAAACATTTGAGTTTTCACCCGGATAGTAGATATGCCCGTTAAGGTATGCCATCTGGAGCCGGATCTGTTGCTTAAACCCGGGAACAGTACCGTAAAATTCACCCTGATTCGTTCCGTTTTTACCGGTACCGACTATATAAATTTGTGACTTGCCGTCAGGATTTCTTTTTTGAACATCAAACCAGTAATCAGCGATATAAAGATATTTGCCGTCGGTGGTCAAACAAGTCATGCCTACAGTATCAAGCTCCTCTATATGAGTTAGAGCGAACTCCCGTTTCAATCTTGGATTTGACGGTCTCGGAACTTTTCGTTCAGTGTTAAGCAAAAGCCCGTCGTAAATCTTTGAATAAGTAAGGTTTTGTATCTCTGAATTCAGGAGCAAATTGCCTTTAAAGTAATAACCCCTCTTTTCACCATCAACGGAAGAGTAAGTTCTGGGTGTCGACCATCTGCCGTAATCCTGTCCGTCAACAATCCGTGCCCGCCAGAAATATCTTCCCGGAGGAAGTACTGATAATGAGTACTTGAGAAGACCTTCATTTGCTTTCAAATTTTCCAGCACAAAAAGTGGTGATGCAAAATTTGATGCGGTATCTATTTCAACACCGTAAACAAATCCTCTGTTTATGTAGTACCCGATGTCAGCAAGCTCAATATCCGTCAGTTTTTGTGAGGTAAACCCGTCGGGAGGGTACAGAAGACTCGGTTCGGAAATATCATAAACTGCGATTTGTCTTTGCCCTTTGTTGTCAGTCAGATCGTCTTCATCCACGAGTCCACCGGGATTTATCTCTGCGAAAATGGTTATCAAACCGCTTACCGGGGTTGCCCATTTGAAAGTGAGTGAATCGTTATTTCCAAATACAGGAACCCGCTTTGTACTGATAATCCCGGAAGTATCACCGGCTGAAAAACTTAAAGTTACATTTACCGAATCACCCGTTTTTATTCCATAATTGGACATTTTCACCATCATCGAGAGTGTGTCGCCCTTTAGCGGAGTAGTGGATGAGAAACTCAGATCATTGTTTGCAATTGCAAAATCGGGTTTTGTTGGTACAGCAAGACGGAGTCCTGATTCGCCAAGGTATGTAAGAAGTGCAATCTGGTTAATATAGTAACCAACCGGCGGAGTTCTTACTTTTGCCGCAAGAGTGGAAAGACCGGTAACATAATTCTTAAGATTAAACATCTCATCGAAGAGAAGGCCGTTGAAATATGTACCAATCTGCCAGTGAGTAAGACCCGAACTTCCGAAAAATCCGATGGCGCCTTTATTTGGAATTTTCAGGAACTGCTCTCCAAACACATCCTGATTGTCGTAATGGGCTGTGTAGCATGTAACGCTTATTACAAAAGGAAGTCGGTCGTCATTGTGCAACTGATAAATGTGGTTATTCGTGAAAATGAGATCCCACTGGTAGCCGCCTCCATGTCCGTAATAATTAGCAACCACAACCCCCTTGTCGAAAGCTGCCAGAATTTCGGGAGTTGATCCGGCATATTTTTGTTCTTCCGGATTGCTTGGGTATCTGCAGTACGCGACCGCATTAAAACCCTTTGGCTCGAGGAAATTGTCTTTTAACTTCAGCGACTCTCTGTTGAATCCAAACTGAAGCTCATCCTGCTCGTCGATACCGGAAGACATCAGAAGAACCGACTCCCTCCATTTCTTTGTATTGTCACCCGGGTAGTTTTCCACTTTCCCCATGACAATATTTCCTTCCTCAATTGTCTCAATTGAAAGACGGGAGATTGCCATGTCGGGAGTAATGTCTTCTCCGGTTAAAGCGACTAAAGAATTGTCGCTCGCAGCAATTCCGTACTGAATCGAGTGGAAAGGAAGTGAGGGGATATAGTTTTCCCTGCTGTCGGGAAGAATTTTTCTGTAGTCAAAACTCATGTCACCAACGAGTGTTACATACAGCGGTGCCGGTCTGCGGAATGATTCAAAAGCATATTTCAGGAATGATTTTATCGCGAACGGATCCATCAATCCGCCGGAAAACTCGTCGTAAATTTCCATCACATCAACGCTGTAAACCCTCAATGGAGTCTCACCGGGGGAAATCGGGGTCGTCCTGCGAAACTGTGCAAGTCTCTCGGCTATCTGTTTGAATTTCGGGTGATAGACAATGATGTAATCAGCTTCGTTATTTGGATTTTTGATATTCGAAGGTACATCCACTTTTATAGAGTCGACTCTTAATCCATAATCGGCATCGACGGCGAAATAGTCAATAATCTTGTCTGACTGGACCGAATCCTGGAAAAGAACATCCCCCTGTGGATTTCTAAGGATCCAGGGTTTGATTATTCTTTCGGCTCTGTCAGGAATGTAAACAAACATTGTATCGCCTGTCCAGTTGAATATCCAGAATGATCTGTTACCCGAAACACCAATCGGATTCTGGAAGCGGAAATACTCTCCGGCAGCACGATGGAGACGCCAGTACTCAAGTTCATACCAGTTTACTCTGAGCTCATCATTCCGGTCGTCAAGGCAGATATTGCCGTCAGTTACTACTTTAAACTGATTACCCTCGCTGGCAATAACAATTGAATCGGTTGTAATATTGAATGTGGAGTCGAAGAGAATTTTATCCTGTCCGTTCCATTTCAGATTGGCAATTTTTCGGTCGTTGATAAACAGATTGACACTGTGAACGAAATTACACGGGTAAACTGTTGTTGTAATTCCATGTATTTCAGCGCGAACACGTAGAAAAGGTCTTTGAGGGTCAAGGTCCGGCAACCGCTCAAAACGGTGGGCAAATCCATTTTCGGGCACTCCTCTAAAGGCATTGATTCTTTGCCAGAACCAGTAATCTCTGTTTCCGTTTGGAGCCCAGCCTAATCTTTCATAAATTTTGTCTTCTTCAAAATGAAGTCTGTCCACTGAGTAATTTAGACCTGCAGATGGAGCAGAGATGGTTCCGTCTCTGTCCTTGTATCTCAGCCCGCTTGTATCAGCCTGGTAGGAGAACCAAAAAACATTCGACTTATTGTACAAATTCAGGGTAGCATTCGGGGATGCAGGCATCGAGTCACCGGCAAAAATGATGTAACTCCTGCGGGTAAAAATGGAATCATTTTCGCCATAGATTGCCAGAGGTACCTCCCCTTTAGGTCCAAATATTTGCAGTTTTTTGTTCTGAATTTGGAGGTTTGCAGGCATTCCGGCCTCAATAAGTTCCTCGTAAGTCAGTTTGTAAATATTTCTTTTGTTCAGATACAATTTTAGATATTGCTTGGACGGGTCGTACCATTTGGTCTGCGAAGCGGGGTTGTCGGGAAGATTTGATTTTTTCTCACCGATCCACTTTTTGGCATCTTCAAAGTTAATAATTGTGTTTTTCAGAAACTGAGCGGTCGCCTGGTCACTGACCGGTGTAACCATGAATGCATCACTGTATTCGATGTTATAATCGATTCTTACAGTAATCGAATTGTATCTTACGAGTTCCCTCGACACAGGATTGTATTGATACGGTGAAACAATTACAGGTTGAATTTCAGAGAAACGGAATGAATATCTTCCTTCGAGACGGGCAAGCACACTCGGGAAATAACGGTCGATATTGTACAGGTCTTTGTCGAAAAAGAGCAATTCCGGTTTAAAGGCGATTGAATCGACGAGAGAAAAAGGAAGGATGAAACGGTTTTCAGTCTCCCCTCTTTCAGAGGCAATCACGGATATATTTGGTTTTGAATTGTAGCTTATTCCAACCGAAACTGAATACTCAGGTATTGCAGGCTCCCCTTCCTTCATGAAATACATTCCATCTCCCGGGAAATACGAGAATTTCCGTCCGCCAATCAATGTATCCCTGACCTTCGTAAAATTACGGAGATCAAACTTTACCACCATGTATTCAGGGGTTTTTTCGAGAATTACATACTTTTGAGGGAAGATTTCGGCAATTAAGGCGAGGAGAAAGAGGATAATTAAGCCGCGAAGTCTGAGCATAAAATAAACCGTTGTTTCTTGAAATTAAAGTTCAATTTACAATGAAAACAAATTGTAAAACAAGAGAAAAAATTAATATCTTAAATGGTTAAAAATAGAACAGATTTAGGGTTGCGTAGAAATAGCTTTCAGGGAAAGGCTCCAAAAAATTGCTTTTACGGTAAATATAACCCGCTTTTATGACGGTGTTTGCTCCCGGCACAAGATTCATCGAAAGTTCAACAAGCGTTGTGTTCTGAAACTCCCCGGAAAGGAACCACGCGTCTTCATTCGAGAGGGAATTGGTGCTTATAAAAAAAGAACCGCCATGATTTTCCAAAAGGTTTCCGGCCGGATCGTAGATGTTTTCGCCATGCCTTATATGTTTGTAATCCAAAGAGAAACGAAGATATGACTCCACTTGCCAGTCGAGCCTCAGATTTATCATGTCCGAGTTCGGCTTCACATCCAGTCCGAGAGGGAAACTGTTGTTAAGGTATGCCAGGTCCTCTCCTGCCGCGGGGTGTGCGAATGTGTAAGGTCTGACGAAATAATATGTGGCACTGACCGTAAGCTGGTCTTCGAATGAAGGGATATACATCACACCGGCGAGGAAAGAAAACCGGTTGTTATACTTTTGAAATTGACCAGGAACCATATATTGGAAGTTGATGTCATCAAAGATAAGTGAACCTGTGAGTTCCACTCCTCTTGCTGGTCTGTATCTTGCATCAATACCGATAAGTGAATTATCAAGGTCTTCGAGTGACCTCTGCGCCGACTCCCAGAAAAGGAAAGGATTGAGGTAACCGAGCTCAAAGGAACGGTTGGAATAGATAATCGATTGCCAAACGGCAATTCTGACTTTACCCGACAAATCGGCCGAGATACGGTTCTGGGCTGCATATTTTTCTGTTCGGGCTTTGGTATCACCCATAATCACATTTCCGGGAATGATATACTGCGGCATCACAAGCCAGCCGTGCAGGTAACTGTATGTAAACAAATCAGTTTTAATGGCAAAACTTAACTTGTCGAACATCTGTGAGGTGGCTGAAATTTTATCTTTGTTAAAGAAGTTTTCTCCCCACACTTCCCTGTTTCGTGAGATCGAAGCGGAAAAAATATCCTTCTCGAAAAAGATACCACCCTCGGTGCCGTCAAAATGCTCGAGTCCTGTTCTTCTAAAAGTAAATTTCTGGGCCACCAGATTGTCGATCTGGTTTAGCTGTCTCGAACCGTAAGTATTTCCATTCCATGCGATTATGTAAGCCGAGAGCCAGTCCTTGTAAGTGAATCGTGCTGTACCGCCATACCTCAGATATCCTGCAGAATTGCCGTTGTAACCCTGAAGATTGGTACCATGTACTTTCAGTCCCAGTACGGGATCAATCGAGACATTGTAATTTTTACCCCGATGTTCATAAAGATGTTGGGCATAATCAGAGGTAAAATAATTGCTGAAGGTAAGTTTCTCGCCGGATTCATCGGAAAGGAAATTTTGCTTGTAGTAATCGAGTTCGGTTACAAAAGTTGTGCTCAATTCGGCCCGTTTGTTGTCGAGCTCTTTAAGGTGTTTTTTGATTTCTGAGTGACTTTTAGGAAGTATGGCATCGTCGTAATAGTTGAGATAACCCGAGATGGAAGCTCTTCTCAGGAAAAAGTAAACCGGATGTTCGGAATTTACGGGTTCAGGCTGGGAAAATAGTGTGGAAGAAATGAGAAAGGCAATTATCAGGACCTTTTTCAATTCTTATATGTTTCCTTCGTTTGTTATTACAACTTTGGGAGTTCTGAGAATAATCCGTAAATCTGACCAGAATGTCGCCTGACGGTAGTAGTCAATCTCCATCACAACTCTTTCCTCGGGTGACAAAGACTGCCTGCCGTTTATCTGGGAAATGCCTGTGATACCGGGTTTGAAATTGAAAACCTCTCTCTGCTCGGGAGTAAACTGATCGGTGATCTTGGTAAGTTCGGGACGCGGTCCAACAATGCTCATATCCCCCAGCAGGACATTTATTGCCTGAGGAATTTCATCGATGGATGTGCGGCGAAGTATCTTCCCGACTTTGGTCAAGCGGGGATCATCCTTTTGGGTGAAGTCGGGTCCCAATTGCTCGGCACCGTCAATCATACCTCTAAGTTTGATCATTTTAAATGGCTTGCCACCAAGACCTGTTCGATCCTGAATGAAAAAGGCATTACCTTTCGATTCAAGTTTAATAGCAATTACAGCTATCAGCAGGACAGGTGACGACAGAATCAAGGCTAAACTGCTCAAGATTATATCTGTGAGCCTTTTTATTAAACTTCCGGTTCTTCCCATAAGGCTGTTTATTTCTTCACCGTGCCAATTACTTCTTAAGCTATTCTGCAAATCGGCTATTTGATCTCCGTTAATTATCTCAATTTTGTAACCTTCAAAATTAATATTTGTTTTGATTTTATCAAAATCATTTAACGGAATAAACGACCTTATTCTTTTTTTATTTGACCCAAATCATATAAAACTACAAATTTCCGGTAACCGGTTTAA
This genomic window from Ignavibacteria bacterium contains:
- the glmS gene encoding glutamine--fructose-6-phosphate transaminase (isomerizing), which codes for MCGIVGYIGNNSCVPVIIEGLKRLEYRGYDSAGLGVIRKGNIEVTKIKGKVAQLEKAVIESGIDSTIGIGHTRWATHGEPNEVNAHPHSNDDGDLILIHNGIIENYSTLKAGLKQHGCKFKSATDTEVLAHLFDTYIKSGYTLFEAVRRGLNEVEGTYGIAVIYTKEPDRIVAAKKGSPLLLGIGDGENFVASDVSAILQHTKKVVYLEDGEIVEVFKDHYLTKTIEDIEVDKEVHQIEMTLDEIDKGGYPTFMLKEIMEQPESLKNSIRGRLVLENGDVKLGGLENVLDHLLYVKRIIIIACGTSWHSALVGKYMFETYLRVTTEVEYASEFRYRNPIVGPGDAVFFISQSGETADTLAALKEAKRRGALCLGICNVVGSSIARESKSGVYVHAGPEIGVASTKAFTSQLVVLALITILLARRKNLTLEEGKSLVEEFKKIPEYAKEILKQNDLIEQIAEKFKNATNFLYLGRGYNFPVALEGALKLKEISYIHAEGYPAAEMKHGPIALVDENMPVVFIAPKDATYDKIVSNIEEIKARKGVVIAIATNDDEQIDDLADYSIKIPTTRSILMPILTVIPLQLLAYHIAMKKGLNVDQPRNLAKSVTVE
- a CDS encoding class I SAM-dependent methyltransferase, encoding MTSGEQFVKDVIEWDVVNWSKCLPFFGRLAGDLTGKKALAIGERHGGLSLWLAYKGAIVTSTDLEGVSGEAKAMHQRYQVTNWITYENADLTSLRYPDSSFDVVMFKSVLGALRSKENQQKGISEIYRVLKPGGVLLFAENLVASPIHTFLRKKFIKWASYWRYITIEEAEELCGMFSSFSFKTAGFTGAFGRSEGQRRMLGKLDGFLEKMVPSKNRYIIFAVCKK
- a CDS encoding sugar transferase, producing MGRTGSLIKRLTDIILSSLALILSSPVLLIAVIAIKLESKGNAFFIQDRTGLGGKPFKMIKLRGMIDGAEQLGPDFTQKDDPRLTKVGKILRRTSIDEIPQAINVLLGDMSIVGPRPELTKITDQFTPEQREVFNFKPGITGISQINGRQSLSPEERVVMEIDYYRQATFWSDLRIILRTPKVVITNEGNI